A window of Streptomyces sp. SAI-127 contains these coding sequences:
- a CDS encoding aminopeptidase P family protein, translated as MTGTAAPFAADDYRARMERATRSAAEAGLAGLLVAPGPDLVWLTGYAPTAVTERLTLLVLAPGQDPVLVVPTLEAPDAAKAAGASALTLRDWTDGKDPYAATAALLDAGGRFGVSDNAWAMHLLGLQKTLPGTSYASLTAALPMLRAVKDTAELELLAAAGAAADATFEEIRKVPFGGRRESEVAADLAALLRRFGHSQVDFTIVASGPNGANPHHEVGDRVIERGDMVVLDFGGLKDGYGSDTSRTVHVGEPNDEERRVHDLVRAAQEAGFRAVRPGVPCQEVDRAARAVIADAGYGEYFIHRTGHGIGVTTHEPPYMIEGEEQPLVPGMCFSVEPGVYLPGRFGVRIEDIVTVTEDGGRRLNDTTREMVIVE; from the coding sequence ATGACCGGCACCGCAGCGCCCTTCGCCGCCGACGACTACAGGGCGCGCATGGAGCGCGCGACGCGGTCGGCCGCCGAGGCCGGGCTCGCCGGTCTCCTCGTGGCCCCCGGCCCGGACCTGGTGTGGCTCACCGGCTACGCACCCACCGCCGTCACCGAACGGCTCACCCTGCTGGTCCTCGCCCCCGGACAGGACCCCGTCCTCGTCGTGCCCACCCTGGAGGCCCCGGACGCGGCCAAGGCGGCCGGCGCGAGCGCCCTGACCCTGCGGGACTGGACCGACGGCAAGGACCCCTACGCCGCCACCGCCGCCCTCCTGGACGCCGGCGGTCGGTTCGGCGTGAGCGACAACGCCTGGGCCATGCACCTGCTGGGCCTGCAGAAGACACTGCCCGGCACGTCGTATGCCTCCCTCACCGCGGCCCTGCCCATGTTGCGGGCCGTCAAGGACACGGCGGAGCTGGAGCTGCTGGCGGCCGCGGGAGCGGCCGCCGACGCAACGTTCGAGGAGATCAGGAAGGTTCCCTTCGGCGGCCGCAGGGAGTCCGAGGTGGCCGCCGACCTCGCCGCACTGCTGCGCCGGTTCGGCCACTCCCAGGTCGACTTCACCATCGTCGCCTCGGGCCCGAACGGCGCCAACCCGCACCACGAGGTGGGCGACCGGGTCATCGAACGCGGCGACATGGTCGTCCTCGACTTCGGCGGCCTCAAGGACGGCTACGGCTCCGACACCTCCCGTACGGTCCATGTCGGTGAACCCAACGACGAGGAGCGCCGGGTGCACGATCTCGTGCGCGCGGCGCAGGAGGCGGGCTTCCGTGCGGTACGGCCCGGCGTGCCCTGCCAGGAGGTCGACCGGGCCGCCCGCGCGGTCATCGCCGACGCCGGGTACGGCGAGTACTTCATCCACCGCACCGGCCACGGCATCGGCGTCACCACACACGAACCGCCGTACATGATCGAGGGCGAGGAACAGCCCCTCGTCCCGGGCATGTGTTTCTCCGTGGAGCCCGGCGTCTATCTGCCGGGCCGCTTCGGGGTACGCATCGAGGACATCGTCACGGTCACCGAGGACGGCGGCCGCAGGCTCAACGACACCACCCGCGAGATGGTCATAGTGGAGTGA
- a CDS encoding aminoglycoside phosphotransferase family protein, giving the protein MTQAPTPTADTVRRLVRSLLKDNTPGAGEAGGPEVRPVAEGGGHSTWWVGTRHVLRLAGDRAASTRRRRELRLRDLVRPHVPVAVPTSVAQGEWAPGLAYTLDTKVPGGSAEDHDVSAVGEADLAGLLTGLREVPVRQAEALGVPRVAPRSLERLRREAGRAAERLRAADEFDPARLQQLTSPAAVQLAAQPGSAVLVHHALTGEHLVISADGRVRGVLDWTATVVGDPAEDIAGLALAVGSPAAVRAATLAGYGARPCLRGLWLARCDTVIRLAAGLEGRDAALLPLLRTRLLRAWEAILLERVTELRDEEPDDAEL; this is encoded by the coding sequence ATGACCCAGGCACCGACACCCACCGCGGACACGGTCCGCCGACTGGTCCGTTCCCTGCTCAAGGACAACACGCCCGGCGCGGGCGAGGCCGGCGGGCCCGAGGTCCGGCCCGTCGCCGAGGGCGGCGGGCACTCCACCTGGTGGGTCGGCACCCGCCATGTGCTGCGCCTCGCGGGCGACCGCGCGGCCTCCACCCGCAGGCGCCGCGAACTGCGGCTGCGCGACCTGGTCCGCCCGCACGTCCCGGTCGCGGTGCCGACCAGCGTGGCCCAGGGCGAGTGGGCGCCCGGGCTGGCCTACACCCTCGACACCAAGGTGCCCGGCGGTTCGGCCGAGGACCACGACGTCTCCGCCGTCGGCGAGGCCGACCTTGCCGGGCTGCTCACCGGGCTGCGCGAGGTGCCGGTACGGCAGGCAGAGGCGCTCGGCGTCCCACGCGTCGCCCCGCGCTCCCTGGAGCGACTGCGCCGGGAGGCCGGCCGGGCCGCCGAACGCCTGCGCGCGGCCGACGAGTTCGATCCGGCCCGGCTCCAGCAGCTCACCTCGCCGGCCGCGGTCCAGCTCGCCGCGCAGCCCGGCAGCGCGGTCCTCGTGCACCACGCCCTGACCGGCGAACACCTCGTGATCAGCGCCGACGGCCGGGTGCGCGGCGTCCTGGACTGGACCGCCACCGTGGTCGGCGACCCCGCCGAGGACATCGCGGGCCTCGCCCTCGCCGTCGGCTCGCCCGCCGCCGTGCGCGCCGCCACCCTCGCCGGGTACGGCGCCCGGCCCTGCCTGCGCGGTCTCTGGCTCGCCCGCTGCGACACCGTGATCCGCCTCGCCGCGGGACTGGAGGGCCGCGATGCCGCCCTCCTGCCGCTCCTGCGCACCCGGCTGCTGCGCGCCTGGGAGGCGATCCTGCTGGAACGCGTCACGGAACTGCGGGACGAGGAGCCGGACGACGCGGAGTTGTAG
- the cyc2 gene encoding germacradienol/geosmin synthase Cyc2, which produces MTQQPFELPHFYMPYPARLNPHVDEARAHSTVWAREMGMLEGSGIWEQSDLDAHDYGLLCAYTHPDCDGPALSLITDWYVWVFFFDDHFLEIFKRTQDRAGGKAYLDRLPLFMPMDLSTPMPEPENPVEAGLADLWTRTVPSMSADWRRRFAVATEHLLNESLWELSNINEGRIANPVEYIEMRRKVGGAPWSAGLVEYATAEVPPSVAGTRPLRVLMETFSDGVHLRNDLFSYQREVEDEGELSNGVLVLETFFGCTTQEAADIVNDVLTSRLHQFEHTALTEVPAIAVEKGLSPGELTAVAAYTQGLQDWQSGGHEWHMRSSRYMNARAETTSPWQTLTGPGTSAADVGALLAAAGAERLRAHTHVPFQKVGPSLLPDFYMPFRNELSPHLPGARPRLIEWTHRMGMLQEGVWDEDKLAAADLPLCAAGIDPDASPEALDLSSDWLAWGTYGDDYYPLVYGGRRDLVAARLTTQRLSDCMPLDGEQVLVPVNAMERGLIDLWARTTAEMTSDQRRTLKDAVNAMTESWVWELANQIQHRVPDPVDYLEMRRATFGSDLTMSLCRMGHGPAVPPEVYRSGPVRSLENAAVDYACLVNDVFSYQKEIEYEGEVHNAILVVQTFFGIDYPTALRVVHDLMTQRMQQFEHVAAHELPVVYDDFGLSEEAREIMRGYVADLQHWMAGILHWHRTVDRYKEDHLAGRTHGFLPDRPPALPLAG; this is translated from the coding sequence ATGACGCAGCAGCCCTTCGAACTCCCGCACTTCTACATGCCGTATCCCGCCCGGCTGAACCCGCACGTCGACGAGGCCCGCGCCCACTCGACCGTGTGGGCGCGCGAGATGGGCATGCTGGAGGGGTCCGGGATCTGGGAGCAGTCCGACCTCGACGCGCATGACTACGGCCTGCTCTGCGCCTACACACACCCCGACTGCGACGGCCCAGCCCTCTCCCTCATCACCGACTGGTACGTGTGGGTGTTCTTCTTCGACGACCACTTCCTGGAGATCTTCAAGCGCACCCAGGACCGCGCCGGCGGCAAGGCCTACCTCGACCGCCTGCCGCTGTTCATGCCGATGGACCTGTCGACCCCGATGCCCGAGCCGGAGAACCCGGTCGAGGCCGGCCTCGCCGACCTGTGGACGCGGACCGTGCCGTCGATGTCCGCCGACTGGCGCCGCCGCTTCGCCGTCGCCACCGAGCACCTGCTCAACGAGTCGCTGTGGGAGCTGTCCAACATCAACGAGGGGCGGATCGCCAACCCCGTCGAGTACATCGAGATGCGCCGCAAGGTCGGCGGCGCCCCCTGGTCGGCCGGTCTCGTGGAGTACGCGACGGCCGAGGTACCGCCGTCCGTCGCCGGAACCCGACCGCTGCGCGTGCTGATGGAGACCTTCTCCGACGGCGTCCACCTGCGCAACGACCTGTTCTCCTACCAGCGCGAGGTCGAGGACGAGGGCGAGCTCAGCAACGGTGTCCTCGTCCTGGAGACCTTCTTCGGCTGCACCACCCAGGAGGCCGCCGACATCGTCAACGACGTCCTCACCTCCCGCCTCCACCAGTTCGAGCACACCGCCCTCACCGAGGTCCCCGCGATCGCCGTGGAGAAAGGTCTCTCGCCGGGCGAGCTGACCGCCGTCGCCGCATACACGCAAGGCCTCCAGGACTGGCAGTCCGGCGGCCACGAATGGCACATGCGCTCCAGCCGCTACATGAACGCCCGCGCCGAGACCACCTCGCCCTGGCAGACCCTGACCGGCCCCGGCACCTCGGCCGCCGACGTCGGCGCCCTGCTCGCCGCGGCCGGCGCCGAGCGGCTGCGCGCCCACACGCATGTGCCCTTCCAGAAGGTCGGTCCGTCCCTGCTGCCCGACTTCTACATGCCGTTCCGGAACGAACTCAGCCCGCACCTGCCCGGCGCCCGCCCCCGCCTCATCGAGTGGACGCACCGCATGGGCATGCTCCAGGAGGGCGTCTGGGACGAGGACAAGCTCGCCGCGGCCGATCTCCCCCTGTGCGCGGCGGGCATCGACCCGGACGCGAGCCCCGAGGCCCTCGACCTCAGCTCGGACTGGCTCGCCTGGGGAACCTACGGCGACGACTACTACCCGCTCGTCTACGGCGGCCGCCGCGATCTCGTCGCCGCCCGCCTGACCACACAGCGTCTGTCGGACTGCATGCCCCTGGACGGCGAGCAGGTCCTGGTCCCCGTCAACGCCATGGAACGCGGTCTGATCGACCTGTGGGCCCGCACCACGGCCGAGATGACCTCCGACCAGCGGCGCACCCTCAAGGACGCGGTGAACGCGATGACCGAGAGCTGGGTCTGGGAGCTGGCCAACCAGATCCAGCACCGCGTCCCCGACCCGGTCGACTACCTGGAGATGCGGCGCGCCACCTTCGGGTCCGACCTCACCATGAGCCTGTGCCGGATGGGCCACGGTCCCGCCGTCCCGCCGGAGGTCTACCGCAGCGGACCGGTGCGCTCCCTGGAGAACGCCGCCGTCGACTACGCATGCCTGGTCAACGATGTCTTCTCCTACCAGAAGGAGATCGAGTACGAGGGCGAGGTCCACAACGCGATCCTTGTCGTGCAGACCTTCTTCGGCATCGACTACCCCACCGCGCTGCGCGTCGTCCACGACCTGATGACCCAGCGCATGCAGCAGTTCGAGCATGTCGCCGCGCACGAACTGCCCGTCGTGTACGACGACTTCGGTCTCTCCGAGGAAGCGCGGGAGATCATGCGGGGCTATGTCGCCGACCTCCAGCACTGGATGGCGGGCATCCTGCACTGGCACCGCACGGTCGACCGCTACAAGGAGGACCACCTGGCCGGCCGCACCCACGGCTTCCTCCCGGACCGGCCGCCGGCGCTCCCTCTGGCCGGCTGA
- a CDS encoding metallophosphoesterase: MLVLAHISDLHLDGSARATERAERVRDRLWRLPGRVDALLVTGDIADHGAEAEYEEAARILGLHEGDPPFPVLTCPGNHDSRAPYRKAMLRRGAGDGPVNSVQVFDGGAVLMCDSSIPGSDEGALDEETYAWIEATLDELDGSLPALLAFHHPPVALHHPLPDSYQLDGPGRLAALLERRPEIAGLITGHAHTPAATVFAGRPLVVGPGVTWTLRLPWEGEQIADRDAPVGLAFHVLDDDGRLTTHFRVVT; this comes from the coding sequence GTGCTGGTACTCGCACACATCAGCGATCTGCATCTCGACGGGAGCGCACGGGCGACCGAGCGCGCCGAGCGGGTGCGGGACCGGCTGTGGCGGTTGCCGGGGCGCGTGGACGCTCTGCTGGTGACCGGTGACATCGCGGATCACGGCGCCGAGGCGGAGTACGAGGAGGCCGCGCGGATCCTGGGACTGCACGAGGGCGACCCGCCGTTCCCGGTGCTCACCTGCCCGGGCAACCACGACAGCCGGGCCCCGTACCGCAAGGCCATGCTCCGGCGGGGCGCAGGCGACGGGCCCGTGAACAGCGTGCAGGTGTTCGACGGCGGCGCGGTGCTGATGTGCGACTCCAGCATCCCGGGCAGCGACGAAGGGGCGCTGGACGAGGAGACGTACGCCTGGATCGAGGCGACCCTCGACGAACTGGACGGGAGCCTTCCGGCGTTGTTGGCCTTCCACCATCCGCCGGTGGCGCTGCACCACCCGCTCCCCGACTCCTACCAGCTGGACGGGCCCGGGCGGCTGGCCGCGCTGCTGGAGCGGCGGCCCGAGATCGCCGGACTGATCACCGGTCATGCGCACACACCTGCGGCGACCGTGTTCGCCGGGCGGCCGCTGGTCGTGGGGCCCGGGGTGACCTGGACGCTGCGGCTGCCCTGGGAGGGCGAGCAGATCGCGGACCGGGACGCGCCGGTCGGTCTGGCCTTTCATGTGCTGGACGACGACGGACGGCTCACCACGCACTTCCGGGTGGTCACGTGA
- a CDS encoding tetratricopeptide repeat protein — protein sequence MFGAELFTQTAAAAAGTMVGLMTTDAWQAARHRIARILRREDVERLERARAELDAAPPGRQQIILREQRDDLDTTLRALLTRDPALSGLLTEFVQEFSGFARPVFIQVQQPPAPVEPVRAPGALTVAPPLGRLDRRVRGREPLLDTLKQLVGKPTSGVRVLHGMGGSGKTTVALEIAAHAAALNVDVWWVTAKNPATLSAGMREVVAALGTPSDLIDRAWSGRSSATDLLWRRLCDTASPWLLVVDNADEPEHLAPYGRLAEGTGWIRPAAELPGLVLITSRDSSPTTWGPWATLHSVDALEEADATEVLWDLAGERAGSREDARLLTRRLGGLPLALRIAGSHLAAASAFPAWPGTTTVRTYADYRVALDERFTELLDERPHGRQGSNYSVPVTGTWELSLDLLERRGIAQARPLMRLLCCLGEAPVPLLGLLRPDRLADSSLLPGVTPQELYTALTSLADFGLVELHTPPGGDDHTRTLLMHPLVRDAGRLQRDLAEHMREYAAVVADLVVCATAELSEDDPRDWPRWRLLQPHCDAPLALIGDPYEAEDELVSKALRAAAAGARHLIKRGWLDRAEEVLGACEPVVLACGPRDPDALEVRSAAAHLLHLRGRLPAAESLLRTVLEDTRALFGDAAGETADARYALANLLNGRGRPVEAATEYRAVHATRRTLLGERDPRTLAARKGVAWMARYRGLLAEAEEDYRLLLDAYRETLGANHPDTLVTRHEMAQVLHERGMFRQAEQELRETLQVCADVLGERHPSTLAVRHDLADVLRDRGLLVEAEHEFRTVLGLRADAYGEDHPETVAARHGLATVLRDRGWPTDAETEFREVFEVQRRLLGDMHPHTLEVRHNLADLLMERGQLEAAETEFREVYAARREVLGEQHLLTLSVRHGAAHVLHLRGRTDRAETEYRTVLADCVDTLGPRHPGTLAVRHNLADLLKDQGRFAAAEQEFREVYEARRTVLGEQHLLTLSVRHGAAHVLHLRGHVEQAEAEYRTVLADCVRTLGPRHPGTLAVRHNLADLLCLKGEHTAAEAEFTEVRETCEEVLGLRHPRTLAARDALARLRSRDGDQAPSDPDSATAGS from the coding sequence GTGTTCGGGGCAGAGTTGTTCACCCAGACCGCTGCCGCCGCAGCGGGCACGATGGTCGGGCTGATGACCACGGATGCCTGGCAGGCGGCCAGGCATCGGATCGCGCGGATCCTGCGGCGCGAGGACGTGGAGCGGCTGGAGCGGGCGCGGGCGGAACTGGATGCCGCGCCGCCGGGGCGGCAGCAGATCATCCTGCGGGAACAGCGGGACGATCTGGACACGACCCTGCGCGCTCTGCTGACCAGGGACCCCGCGCTGTCCGGCCTGCTGACCGAGTTCGTCCAGGAGTTCTCCGGCTTCGCGCGCCCGGTCTTCATCCAGGTCCAGCAGCCCCCGGCCCCGGTGGAGCCCGTCCGGGCACCGGGTGCGCTGACCGTCGCGCCGCCCCTGGGCCGGCTCGACCGCCGGGTGCGTGGCCGCGAGCCGCTCCTGGACACGCTCAAACAGCTGGTGGGCAAGCCCACTTCGGGTGTGCGGGTGCTGCACGGCATGGGCGGGAGCGGGAAGACGACGGTCGCCCTGGAGATCGCCGCCCACGCCGCCGCGCTGAACGTCGACGTGTGGTGGGTGACGGCGAAGAACCCCGCCACGCTGAGTGCCGGGATGCGCGAGGTGGTGGCCGCGCTGGGCACGCCCTCGGATCTCATCGACCGTGCCTGGTCGGGGCGTTCGAGCGCGACCGACCTGCTGTGGCGGCGGCTGTGCGACACCGCGAGCCCCTGGCTGCTGGTCGTGGACAACGCCGACGAGCCCGAACACCTGGCACCCTACGGCCGGTTGGCGGAGGGCACGGGCTGGATCCGGCCCGCCGCGGAGCTGCCCGGCCTGGTACTGATCACCAGCCGGGACAGCAGCCCGACGACCTGGGGGCCGTGGGCCACGCTGCACTCGGTGGACGCCCTGGAGGAGGCCGACGCCACCGAGGTGCTGTGGGACCTCGCCGGGGAGCGGGCCGGTTCCCGTGAGGACGCCCGGCTGCTGACCCGGCGGCTCGGCGGGCTGCCCCTGGCGCTGCGCATCGCGGGCTCGCATCTCGCGGCGGCCTCGGCGTTCCCCGCGTGGCCGGGCACCACCACCGTGCGGACGTACGCCGACTACCGCGTGGCCCTCGACGAGCGCTTCACCGAACTCCTCGACGAGCGCCCGCACGGGCGGCAGGGCAGCAACTACTCCGTCCCGGTGACCGGTACCTGGGAGCTGTCACTGGACCTCCTCGAGCGGCGGGGCATCGCCCAGGCCCGGCCGCTGATGCGGCTGCTGTGCTGTCTGGGCGAGGCACCGGTGCCGCTGCTCGGCCTGTTACGCCCCGACCGGCTCGCGGACTCGTCGCTGCTGCCCGGTGTCACGCCCCAGGAGCTGTACACCGCGCTCACCTCGCTCGCCGACTTCGGTCTGGTCGAGCTGCACACCCCGCCCGGCGGGGACGACCACACCCGCACCCTGCTGATGCACCCGCTCGTCCGGGACGCCGGCCGGCTCCAGCGGGACCTCGCCGAGCACATGAGGGAGTACGCGGCCGTCGTCGCCGACCTGGTCGTCTGCGCCACCGCCGAGCTGAGCGAGGACGACCCGCGCGACTGGCCGCGCTGGCGGCTGCTGCAGCCGCACTGCGACGCCCCGCTGGCCCTGATCGGCGACCCGTACGAGGCGGAGGACGAACTCGTCTCGAAGGCACTGCGGGCGGCGGCGGCCGGGGCCCGGCATCTGATCAAGAGGGGCTGGCTGGACCGGGCGGAGGAGGTGCTGGGGGCGTGCGAGCCGGTGGTGCTGGCGTGCGGTCCGCGGGATCCCGACGCCCTCGAAGTACGCTCCGCCGCCGCCCACCTGCTCCATCTGCGCGGTCGGCTGCCGGCGGCCGAGTCGCTGCTTCGCACGGTGCTGGAGGACACCCGGGCCCTGTTCGGCGACGCGGCCGGCGAGACCGCCGACGCCCGGTACGCCCTGGCGAACCTGCTCAACGGGCGGGGCCGGCCGGTCGAGGCGGCGACCGAGTACCGCGCGGTCCACGCCACGCGCCGGACCCTGCTGGGCGAGCGCGACCCCCGGACCCTGGCGGCCCGCAAGGGCGTGGCCTGGATGGCGCGCTACCGGGGGTTGCTCGCGGAGGCCGAGGAGGACTACCGCCTGCTCCTGGACGCCTATCGGGAGACGCTCGGCGCGAACCACCCCGACACCCTGGTCACCCGGCACGAGATGGCCCAGGTGCTGCACGAGCGCGGGATGTTCCGGCAGGCGGAGCAGGAGCTGCGGGAGACGCTCCAGGTGTGCGCTGACGTACTGGGCGAGCGCCACCCGAGCACCCTCGCCGTGCGCCACGACCTCGCGGACGTCCTGCGCGACCGCGGGCTGCTCGTGGAGGCCGAGCACGAGTTCCGTACGGTGCTCGGACTCCGCGCCGACGCCTACGGCGAGGACCATCCGGAGACCGTGGCCGCCCGGCACGGCCTGGCCACCGTGCTGCGCGACCGGGGCTGGCCCACCGACGCGGAGACCGAGTTCCGGGAGGTCTTCGAGGTCCAGCGCCGGCTGCTCGGCGACATGCACCCGCACACCCTGGAGGTCCGCCACAACCTGGCCGACCTGCTGATGGAACGCGGCCAACTGGAGGCGGCGGAGACGGAGTTCAGAGAGGTGTACGCGGCGCGCCGCGAGGTGCTCGGCGAACAGCACCTGCTCACCCTCTCGGTGCGGCACGGCGCCGCGCACGTCCTGCATCTGCGGGGCCGTACCGACCGGGCCGAGACCGAGTACCGCACGGTCCTGGCGGACTGCGTGGACACCCTCGGGCCCCGCCACCCCGGCACGCTCGCGGTCCGGCACAACCTCGCCGACCTGCTCAAGGACCAGGGCCGGTTCGCGGCGGCGGAACAGGAGTTCAGGGAGGTGTACGAGGCCCGGCGGACCGTACTCGGCGAACAGCACCTGCTGACCCTGTCCGTACGGCACGGCGCCGCGCACGTCCTGCATCTGCGCGGGCACGTCGAGCAGGCGGAGGCGGAGTACCGGACGGTGCTCGCGGACTGCGTGCGGACGCTGGGGCCACGGCACCCGGGAACCCTGGCGGTCCGGCACAACCTGGCCGACCTGCTCTGTCTCAAGGGTGAACACACGGCGGCCGAGGCGGAGTTCACGGAGGTGCGGGAGACCTGTGAGGAGGTGCTGGGACTACGGCACCCGCGGACCCTGGCCGCCCGGGACGCCCTCGCCCGGCTGCGTTCCAGGGACGGCGATCAGGCGCCCAGCGATCCCGACTCGGCGACCGCCGGCTCGTAG
- a CDS encoding class I SAM-dependent methyltransferase, translating into MTPRYLSNPGEPVYDVDARRYVDVTDARAEADLHDVFTDIYRTNRWGSDETRSGPGSELQRMKQVIGQLGALIKDLGVRSVLDAPCGDFNWMQYVDLHGASYLGGDVVTELITANRAHHPGPGREFQLLDFTSQPVPRVDLIVCRDALVHFSYQHVVEALTRFRESGSRYLLTTTFSRTPANTDIVTGWWRPIDLCKEPFGLPEPLRVIGDDESDDFYDDKALALWDLRQVPARFPGYEPAVAESGSLGA; encoded by the coding sequence TTGACCCCGCGGTACCTGAGCAATCCAGGGGAGCCCGTCTACGACGTGGACGCACGGCGCTACGTCGACGTCACGGACGCCCGTGCCGAGGCCGACCTGCACGACGTGTTCACGGACATCTACCGCACCAACCGCTGGGGATCCGACGAAACCCGCTCAGGACCGGGCTCCGAGCTGCAGCGCATGAAGCAGGTGATCGGCCAACTCGGCGCCCTCATCAAGGACTTGGGTGTCCGTTCGGTGCTGGACGCGCCGTGCGGGGACTTCAACTGGATGCAGTACGTCGACCTGCACGGCGCCTCCTATCTCGGCGGTGACGTCGTCACGGAGCTCATCACGGCCAACCGCGCCCACCACCCCGGCCCCGGGCGCGAGTTCCAGCTGCTCGACTTCACGTCCCAGCCCGTGCCACGCGTCGACCTCATCGTGTGCCGCGACGCCCTCGTGCACTTCTCCTACCAGCATGTGGTGGAGGCGCTGACCCGCTTCCGGGAGAGCGGTTCGCGCTACCTGCTCACCACGACCTTCTCCCGGACACCCGCCAACACGGACATCGTCACCGGCTGGTGGCGCCCCATCGACCTGTGCAAGGAACCCTTCGGCCTGCCCGAACCGCTGCGCGTCATCGGCGACGACGAGTCCGACGACTTCTACGACGACAAGGCGCTCGCGCTGTGGGACCTGAGGCAGGTCCCCGCGCGTTTCCCGGGCTACGAGCCGGCGGTCGCCGAGTCGGGATCGCTGGGCGCCTGA
- a CDS encoding LysR family transcriptional regulator: MDPHLLRTYVTVARLSSFSEAARELGYTQSAVSQHIAALEQDLGAPLLTRRPVAPTAAGGRLLEHAEPLLLRLDAARADVARTAAAPAHGLTLAAAPTALGPRILAALPAAEVTLRVTARDAVPAAVATGTADVGLTDGLVAPSDPLRLPDVAPLITRGVGEEPVCVLLPDTHPLARRPGLRLGDLADARWIDAPDTALPLAHLRAANGGHGFRCALRYEGTDVSVLTALAAVGHGLVLLPRPVATGVPGTVAVPIAHPRVVHRTELVCAGAPSGAAADFVDLLVRAASRF; the protein is encoded by the coding sequence ATGGATCCGCATCTCCTGCGCACCTACGTCACCGTCGCCCGCCTCTCCTCCTTCTCCGAGGCCGCCCGCGAACTGGGGTACACCCAGTCGGCGGTGTCGCAGCACATCGCGGCACTCGAACAGGACCTCGGCGCGCCGCTGCTCACCCGCCGCCCCGTCGCCCCCACCGCGGCCGGCGGGCGGCTCCTCGAACACGCGGAGCCGCTGCTGCTGCGACTGGACGCGGCCCGCGCGGACGTCGCCAGGACGGCGGCCGCGCCCGCACATGGACTGACCCTGGCGGCAGCGCCCACCGCACTCGGTCCGCGGATCCTCGCCGCGCTCCCGGCCGCGGAGGTGACCCTGCGGGTGACGGCCCGTGACGCGGTCCCCGCGGCCGTGGCCACCGGCACGGCCGACGTCGGTCTGACCGATGGTCTGGTCGCCCCCAGTGATCCGCTGCGGCTGCCGGACGTCGCCCCGCTGATCACACGCGGCGTCGGAGAGGAACCCGTGTGCGTCCTGCTGCCCGACACGCATCCGCTGGCCCGGCGCCCCGGACTGCGCCTCGGCGACCTTGCCGACGCCCGCTGGATCGACGCGCCCGACACCGCTCTGCCGCTGGCTCACCTCCGCGCCGCGAACGGCGGTCACGGCTTCCGGTGCGCCCTGCGCTACGAGGGCACGGACGTGAGCGTCCTGACCGCCCTCGCCGCTGTCGGCCATGGCCTGGTCCTGCTGCCCCGGCCGGTGGCCACCGGTGTTCCGGGCACGGTCGCCGTGCCGATCGCCCATCCGCGGGTCGTGCACCGGACGGAACTGGTGTGTGCGGGCGCACCGAGCGGAGCCGCGGCGGACTTCGTCGACCTGCTGGTTCGGGCCGCTTCCCGCTTCTGA
- a CDS encoding PDZ domain-containing protein: MEQTALRPKPMPGQEPGGGGKSGSARRPHAARRRGRRLTTLLFGLFVAAVLVLTGVGLGTVAVTVIGMSRLAELQRQAGGPGVPGQAASGRGAPGQDGRRSQTGPSGSESANSSASAPPRRPAPVTATLGLEAVDAEKSGAMVVGVHIPGPGFTAGLVRGDVLLVVGRTRIDTADDLARAVAGARPGREVVLTVRHRSGGYQQLTAVPGVVT; the protein is encoded by the coding sequence ATGGAACAGACTGCGTTGCGCCCCAAGCCGATGCCCGGTCAGGAACCGGGTGGAGGCGGGAAGTCCGGGTCCGCCCGGCGTCCGCACGCCGCGCGCCGGCGCGGACGGCGGCTCACGACCCTGCTGTTCGGCCTGTTCGTCGCGGCCGTCCTGGTGCTGACGGGGGTGGGCCTCGGGACGGTGGCCGTCACAGTGATCGGCATGAGCAGACTGGCCGAACTGCAACGGCAGGCGGGCGGGCCGGGAGTGCCGGGGCAGGCCGCCTCCGGCCGGGGCGCACCGGGCCAGGACGGGCGGCGCTCCCAGACAGGTCCGTCCGGCTCGGAGTCCGCGAACTCCTCCGCTTCGGCTCCGCCACGCCGGCCGGCCCCCGTCACCGCGACCCTGGGGCTGGAGGCCGTGGACGCCGAGAAGTCGGGCGCAATGGTGGTCGGCGTCCACATCCCGGGCCCGGGTTTCACGGCGGGCCTGGTCCGCGGCGACGTACTCCTCGTCGTCGGCCGTACCCGGATCGACACGGCCGACGACCTCGCGCGAGCCGTCGCCGGCGCCCGCCCCGGCCGCGAGGTCGTGCTGACGGTCCGCCATCGCAGCGGCGGCTACCAGCAGTTGACGGCCGTGCCGGGCGTCGTCACGTGA